One window of Candidatus Eisenbacteria bacterium genomic DNA carries:
- a CDS encoding DUF1611 domain-containing protein — MKGPARRLALLAEGCFTPLDAKTAVGMLRYRPQRVAAVVDSTSAGRTAEACVGVGGSIPVVANLEAAAAQGADSLLIGVAPQGGGLKEDWRGMVRDAIQRGWDVLSGLHVFLADDPELAALAERHHVRLFDARRPPAVRPVAARRAAALDRLVVLTVGTDCNVGKMTAALELVRGLEARRTKTAFVATGQTGIFIADHGVAVDAVPGDFAAGVVEQQVLEAARDAEVVVVEGQGALHHPGYSGVTLALLHGACPSIMVLCHQAGRERVRVPGASPEESDSQPEIRPLADLVLVYESAASWVSPAKVAAVALNTHGLSDQEARLAIETAARETGLPATDPVRMGPGVLVDAVESWRAPRGGHRASVH; from the coding sequence ATGAAGGGACCGGCTCGACGGCTCGCGCTCCTGGCGGAGGGATGCTTCACGCCGCTCGACGCCAAGACCGCGGTCGGCATGCTGCGATATCGCCCGCAACGGGTGGCGGCGGTCGTGGACTCGACGTCCGCCGGCCGGACCGCCGAGGCGTGCGTGGGTGTGGGCGGATCGATCCCGGTGGTGGCGAATCTGGAGGCCGCCGCCGCTCAGGGCGCGGACAGCCTCTTGATCGGCGTCGCTCCTCAAGGCGGTGGACTCAAGGAGGATTGGCGCGGGATGGTTCGGGACGCGATCCAACGAGGCTGGGACGTGCTCTCGGGCCTTCATGTCTTCCTCGCCGACGATCCCGAGCTCGCGGCGCTGGCCGAGCGCCATCACGTCCGGCTGTTCGATGCGCGCCGCCCACCGGCGGTCCGTCCCGTGGCCGCCCGCCGCGCCGCCGCGCTCGACAGACTCGTGGTGCTCACCGTCGGCACCGACTGCAACGTCGGCAAGATGACGGCGGCGCTCGAGCTGGTGCGCGGCCTCGAGGCGCGCCGCACGAAAACCGCCTTCGTGGCGACCGGCCAGACCGGGATCTTCATCGCCGATCACGGCGTGGCGGTGGACGCCGTGCCCGGCGATTTCGCCGCCGGCGTGGTCGAGCAGCAAGTGCTGGAAGCCGCGCGGGATGCCGAGGTCGTGGTCGTGGAAGGTCAGGGAGCGCTCCACCATCCCGGCTACTCTGGAGTGACGCTCGCGCTGCTCCACGGCGCTTGCCCGAGCATCATGGTGCTGTGTCACCAGGCTGGACGAGAGCGCGTGCGAGTTCCGGGAGCATCGCCCGAGGAGAGCGACTCGCAGCCGGAGATCCGTCCTCTGGCCGACCTGGTCCTCGTCTACGAGTCCGCCGCCTCGTGGGTCTCGCCGGCGAAGGTCGCCGCGGTGGCGCTCAACACGCACGGGCTCAGCGACCAAGAGGCGCGCCTGGCGATCGAGACGGCGGCGCGCGAGACCGGTCTGCCGGCCACGGATCCGGTCCGCATGGGGCCCGGCGTGCTGGTCGATGCGGTCGAATCCTGGCGCGCGCCGCGCGGAGGGCATCGTGCGTCTGTCCATTGA
- the murJ gene encoding murein biosynthesis integral membrane protein MurJ, whose product MSEEGRVARHAGVVGAATLLSRVLGLIREQVMATLFGAGFASDAFNVAFRIPNLLRDLFAEGAMSSAFVPTFTEARKREGDASAWALARQLMMTLLLVLGALVVVGWVAAPLLVRLYAPGFDAVPGKTDLTVLLTRVMLPFLPAVALAAAAMGMLNARGRFAVPALAPAWLNVGMIVGGLALIPVFRAMGQPPILAMAVGVLIGAFAQFACQIPSLAAEGFRFAWEVPRRHPGVARVAALMGPATVGLAATQLNLFVSTWIASLLQQGSVSWLWYAFRLMQLPIGVFGVALATVSLPALSRAAVERDHTALRTTLSATLRLVLLLTVPAAVWLAAMAAPVIALLYEHGRFSVRDTAQTAFALQAYCLGLPAFAAVGVLTRAFYALGDTRTPVRASFVSVALAIALNLLFIGPWRVLGLEHAGLALSTSLTSIVNAAQLAVALHRRLGRLDGRRMLATFTRVTIAAVLAGALCLLLSRALQGLPRVWTLELAVVAGGMLVAAGVAYFVMKLLRVQELAALEDLIRALLRRLTGARDRPPA is encoded by the coding sequence GTGAGCGAAGAAGGCCGCGTCGCGCGACACGCCGGCGTCGTCGGCGCGGCCACACTGCTCTCGCGGGTGCTCGGTCTCATCCGCGAGCAGGTGATGGCGACGTTGTTCGGCGCGGGCTTCGCCAGCGACGCCTTCAACGTCGCGTTCCGAATTCCCAACCTGCTGCGCGACCTGTTCGCGGAAGGCGCGATGTCATCGGCCTTCGTGCCCACCTTCACCGAAGCCAGGAAGCGCGAGGGCGACGCCTCGGCGTGGGCGCTCGCACGCCAGCTGATGATGACGCTCTTGCTGGTGCTCGGGGCGCTGGTGGTCGTCGGCTGGGTAGCGGCCCCGCTCCTGGTGCGTCTCTACGCGCCGGGTTTCGACGCCGTGCCCGGAAAGACCGACCTGACGGTTCTGCTCACGCGCGTGATGCTGCCTTTCCTGCCGGCGGTCGCGCTGGCGGCGGCGGCCATGGGCATGCTCAACGCGCGCGGCCGGTTCGCGGTGCCTGCGCTGGCGCCGGCGTGGCTCAACGTCGGCATGATCGTCGGAGGACTGGCCCTGATCCCGGTGTTCCGGGCGATGGGCCAGCCGCCGATCCTGGCCATGGCGGTCGGTGTGCTGATCGGAGCGTTCGCTCAGTTCGCGTGCCAGATCCCCTCGCTCGCCGCGGAAGGCTTCCGTTTTGCGTGGGAAGTGCCGCGCCGGCATCCCGGCGTCGCGCGCGTGGCGGCGCTCATGGGGCCGGCGACGGTCGGCCTCGCCGCCACCCAGCTCAATCTTTTCGTGAGCACCTGGATCGCGAGCCTGCTGCAACAGGGGAGCGTGTCATGGCTGTGGTACGCGTTTCGGCTGATGCAGCTTCCGATCGGCGTGTTCGGCGTGGCGCTCGCCACCGTGAGTCTTCCCGCTCTGTCACGCGCCGCGGTGGAGCGCGACCACACCGCGTTGCGCACGACGCTCTCGGCCACGCTGAGGCTCGTCCTCCTGCTGACCGTGCCGGCGGCCGTGTGGCTCGCGGCGATGGCCGCTCCCGTCATCGCCCTGCTGTACGAGCACGGCCGCTTCAGCGTCCGCGACACCGCCCAGACGGCGTTCGCGCTCCAGGCCTATTGCCTGGGGCTCCCTGCGTTTGCCGCGGTGGGCGTGCTCACGCGCGCCTTCTACGCGCTCGGGGACACTCGCACGCCGGTGCGCGCGAGCTTCGTGTCCGTGGCGCTCGCCATCGCTCTCAATCTGCTCTTCATCGGTCCGTGGCGGGTTCTGGGGCTCGAGCACGCGGGGCTCGCGCTGTCGACGTCGCTGACCTCGATCGTCAACGCGGCCCAATTGGCGGTCGCGCTGCACCGCCGGCTCGGTCGACTGGATGGCCGGCGCATGCTCGCCACCTTCACCCGCGTCACGATCGCGGCCGTCCTGGCCGGCGCCCTCTGCCTATTGCTGTCGCGCGCGTTGCAGGGCCTGCCGCGCGTCTGGACCCTCGAGCTCGCGGTGGTGGCGGGGGGAATGCTGGTGGCCGCGGGCGTCGCCTACTTCGTGATGAAGCTGCTCCGCGTCCAGGAGCTCGCGGCGCTCGAGGACCTGATCCGCGCCTTGCTCCGGCGGCTCACGGGCGCCCGGGACCGGCCACCGGCCTGA
- a CDS encoding ATP-binding protein — MSPRLKVYLAAVWIAAVILMAVYLPPDLSRLWVHYVAWTLVCYAAETMWFPTGAGGGTISVASTANLAALLLWGPHAAMWMAAVSTLFANIFIQKKPLERGTFNAAQMTITMWVAGLLAVKLGVPANGFQGGPAPQGTGDWISVLPAFFATVAAYFLVNSALVSAAIAWSSQRGFWQVMANEFFVRERMFDNFAPFLLIPPVVVCFHAVQYLGLLMFYVPLRIIYESALRYVELRNAQKMLIHSERMAAKGEMAAEIGHELRNQLVAVSGRAQMLLREADREQYGNVRRHSQIILEQARRVEAMSKGLMDFSRAELKVEKVDLNALVQRSVEFVRPQNRFDAVEWDLRLANHIPALRADPGQLQQVLLNLYINAADAMCEHQTPRRVIATRTEYDDRKRLVRLTVSDSGPGIPPALLGKVFEPHFTTKAEGHGFGLYASYRIVTNHGGQIVVESEPSQGARFTITLPLHGPGGWS, encoded by the coding sequence GTGAGCCCGCGTCTCAAGGTCTACCTCGCGGCCGTGTGGATCGCGGCCGTGATCCTCATGGCGGTCTATCTGCCGCCCGATCTCTCCAGGCTCTGGGTGCACTACGTCGCCTGGACCTTGGTCTGCTACGCGGCCGAGACCATGTGGTTCCCCACGGGCGCCGGCGGCGGAACGATCAGCGTGGCTTCCACGGCCAATCTCGCCGCCCTGCTGCTTTGGGGCCCGCACGCGGCGATGTGGATGGCCGCGGTGAGCACGCTGTTCGCCAACATCTTCATCCAGAAGAAGCCACTCGAGCGCGGCACGTTCAACGCGGCTCAGATGACCATCACGATGTGGGTGGCCGGGCTGCTGGCGGTCAAGCTCGGCGTTCCGGCGAACGGCTTCCAGGGCGGTCCCGCGCCACAGGGAACGGGAGACTGGATCAGCGTGCTGCCCGCCTTCTTCGCGACCGTGGCGGCCTACTTCCTCGTGAACAGCGCCCTGGTGTCGGCGGCCATCGCGTGGTCTTCTCAGCGGGGCTTCTGGCAGGTGATGGCGAACGAGTTCTTCGTTCGCGAGCGGATGTTCGACAACTTTGCGCCGTTCCTGCTGATTCCGCCCGTCGTCGTCTGCTTCCACGCGGTCCAGTATCTGGGGCTCCTGATGTTCTATGTGCCGCTCCGCATCATCTACGAATCCGCACTCCGCTACGTGGAGCTGCGCAACGCGCAGAAGATGCTGATCCACTCCGAGCGCATGGCGGCCAAGGGCGAGATGGCCGCGGAGATCGGCCACGAGCTGCGCAACCAGCTGGTGGCGGTCAGCGGACGGGCGCAGATGCTGCTCCGCGAGGCCGATCGGGAGCAGTACGGCAACGTCCGGCGCCACTCGCAGATCATTCTCGAACAGGCACGGCGGGTGGAAGCCATGTCGAAAGGGCTGATGGATTTCTCGCGCGCGGAGCTCAAGGTGGAGAAGGTCGATCTGAACGCGCTGGTGCAGCGCTCGGTCGAGTTCGTGCGGCCGCAGAACCGCTTCGACGCGGTGGAGTGGGACCTTCGACTGGCCAACCACATTCCCGCGCTGCGCGCCGATCCCGGGCAGCTCCAGCAGGTGCTGCTGAACCTCTACATCAATGCCGCCGACGCGATGTGCGAGCACCAGACCCCGCGGCGCGTCATTGCCACCCGCACGGAGTACGACGACCGCAAGCGCCTGGTGCGATTGACCGTCTCGGACTCGGGGCCGGGCATCCCTCCAGCGCTCCTGGGCAAGGTGTTCGAGCCTCACTTCACCACCAAGGCCGAAGGCCACGGCTTCGGGCTCTACGCGTCGTACCGCATCGTCACCAACCACGGGGGCCAGATCGTCGTCGAGAGCGAGCCGAGCCAGGGCGCTCGCTTCACCATCACCCTGCCGCTCCATGGGCCGGGAGGCTGGAGCTAG
- the bshB1 gene encoding bacillithiol biosynthesis deacetylase BshB1, which yields MSLDAAFFGAHPDDVELTSGGLAALLASHGHRVGVVDLTAGEAGTRGTPDARASEAQAAARMLGVESRTCLRLPDTGLHAHDRAQLSAVVAWLRQHRPRLVVAPDRHDPHPDHVEASRLVARACVLAGLTKVDPDTDRHSVGRLLFATYRTLAPAPTIVVDITPVWERRIEALRAHETQVGGGPGLSTYLTSPDFLAEVEARARVLGAQIGARYGEGFRHRGPLGVRDARALLPDGGQEAPG from the coding sequence ATGAGCCTCGACGCGGCCTTCTTCGGCGCGCATCCGGACGACGTGGAGCTCACGTCGGGCGGGCTGGCCGCGCTGCTGGCGAGCCACGGCCACCGCGTGGGCGTGGTGGACCTGACCGCCGGCGAAGCCGGAACCCGGGGAACTCCCGACGCGCGCGCGAGCGAGGCGCAGGCCGCGGCTCGGATGCTGGGCGTGGAATCCCGGACCTGCCTTCGGCTCCCGGACACCGGACTCCATGCACACGACCGCGCGCAGCTCTCCGCGGTGGTCGCGTGGCTGCGCCAGCATCGGCCCCGACTGGTGGTGGCGCCCGACCGGCACGATCCTCATCCCGATCATGTCGAGGCCTCGCGCCTGGTGGCGCGGGCGTGTGTGCTCGCCGGGCTCACCAAGGTGGATCCCGACACGGACCGGCATTCCGTGGGCCGCCTGCTCTTCGCCACCTATCGGACGCTCGCGCCCGCGCCCACGATCGTCGTGGACATCACGCCGGTGTGGGAGCGAAGGATCGAGGCATTGCGCGCCCACGAGACCCAGGTGGGTGGAGGGCCCGGCCTGTCGACGTACCTGACGTCGCCCGACTTCCTCGCCGAGGTCGAAGCGCGCGCGCGCGTGCTGGGAGCGCAGATCGGCGCTCGCTATGGAGAGGGGTTCCGGCATCGAGGACCGCTCGGCGTGCGTGACGCGCGAGCGCTGCTGCCGGACGGCGGCCAGGAGGCCCCCGGATGA
- a CDS encoding dipeptide epimerase — MRLSIERLDLSTAFEFRITHGGGRGHENTVVRIDHEGISGLGEASPAHYYGEQRSLVEAALELWAPHLGDDPFALEAIERRLDQALDGQRAARAALETALHDWVGRRLGVPVWKLLGLDPTTVPLSSVTLGMASREEMEKKLDTVKDFPIIKVKLGRPEDVENLRLIRKSFRGKLRVDANTAWSPADAVRVLRAIEPLDIELVEQPVARHDLDGLRWVRDRVGIPVFADESVHDEADVAKLAGRVDGVNVKLMKAGGIRRMHRTLVVARAHGMKTMLGSMVESSLALSAAAQLAPLADHLDLDGHWLLAHDPFAGAPGPRGEIRLSQEPGLGVRPAVVGAR; from the coding sequence GTGCGTCTGTCCATTGAACGCCTCGATCTCTCGACCGCGTTCGAGTTCCGCATCACCCATGGCGGCGGGCGCGGACACGAGAACACGGTGGTGCGGATCGATCACGAAGGCATCAGCGGGCTGGGCGAAGCCTCGCCCGCGCATTACTACGGAGAGCAGCGCTCGCTGGTGGAAGCGGCGCTCGAGCTTTGGGCGCCGCACCTCGGCGACGATCCATTCGCGCTGGAAGCGATCGAGCGACGGCTCGACCAGGCGCTCGATGGCCAGCGCGCCGCACGAGCCGCGCTCGAGACCGCGCTGCACGACTGGGTGGGGCGGCGTCTCGGCGTGCCGGTCTGGAAGCTCCTCGGTCTGGATCCGACGACGGTCCCGCTCTCGTCGGTCACGCTGGGAATGGCGTCTCGCGAGGAGATGGAGAAGAAGCTCGACACGGTCAAGGACTTCCCGATCATCAAGGTCAAGCTCGGGCGGCCGGAGGATGTCGAGAACCTGCGCCTGATCCGCAAGAGCTTCCGCGGGAAGCTGCGGGTGGACGCCAACACCGCATGGTCGCCGGCCGACGCGGTGCGCGTGCTGCGAGCCATCGAGCCGCTCGACATCGAGCTCGTCGAGCAGCCGGTGGCGCGCCACGACCTCGATGGACTGCGATGGGTGCGCGATCGCGTGGGCATCCCGGTGTTCGCCGACGAAAGCGTGCACGACGAAGCGGACGTGGCCAAGCTCGCCGGCCGGGTCGACGGCGTGAACGTGAAGCTCATGAAGGCCGGCGGCATCCGCCGCATGCACCGCACGCTGGTGGTCGCCCGCGCGCACGGCATGAAGACCATGCTGGGCTCGATGGTGGAGTCGAGCCTCGCGCTGTCGGCGGCGGCGCAGCTCGCGCCGCTGGCCGATCACCTCGACCTCGACGGCCACTGGCTGCTGGCCCATGACCCGTTCGCGGGTGCGCCGGGGCCGCGAGGAGAGATCCGCCTCAGCCAGGAGCCCGGCCTCGGGGTACGGCCGGCGGTGGTGGGCGCGCGGTGA
- the bshC gene encoding bacillithiol biosynthesis BshC: MSRRLAGSWADRAALLSRLEKRGPLPAPLARALREQHVRLGASPASMAGLERLARGEATCAIAGQQPGLLGGPLYGLHKAAAAVGLARRVAERTGTPCVPVYWNHVEDSDFDEIRGATVSDSDLVLHDLSLPAEAHVDSGLVGAIALDPLKPLVEQALTRWTGLPGRDQTALLLQETLARGRDLGEAHTALLLQLFGECGLVVVDPRIPEFRAAARPLIDRYLDHHEAIAGAVRSAGAELEKEIGRRPLNDAALDSFVFAIEEGRRRKVSPQEARSLPASVSLSPSVALRPVIQDGVLPTAAMACGPGELAYLTQIQGVFDGLGVLAAIPVPRFGATWLPPAAIDLLATTGADPWLVVAATDQVLRQHAVKRVPEQLTRSLHELRSDVEQRLGAFANEARALDPSFPQMVESARSKVDYQIARLQEGLIGKARHRLEREHPAWLRLRYYLLPGDKLQERRLASLEPIARRGPRVALEICDLAEQHAESLEHGEWWHALLELE, encoded by the coding sequence ATGAGCCGCCGTCTCGCCGGTTCCTGGGCGGATCGCGCGGCGTTGCTTTCGCGACTCGAGAAGCGGGGACCGCTGCCGGCTCCGCTCGCGCGCGCTTTGCGCGAGCAGCACGTCCGGCTCGGTGCGTCACCGGCCTCGATGGCCGGTCTCGAGCGTCTGGCTCGCGGCGAGGCGACGTGCGCCATCGCCGGACAGCAGCCGGGTCTCCTCGGTGGCCCTCTCTACGGACTGCACAAGGCCGCGGCGGCGGTCGGCCTTGCGCGCCGCGTGGCCGAGCGCACCGGCACGCCCTGCGTGCCGGTCTACTGGAATCACGTCGAGGACTCCGACTTCGACGAGATTCGTGGCGCCACGGTTTCCGATTCCGACCTGGTGCTCCACGATCTCTCGCTGCCGGCCGAGGCCCACGTCGATTCGGGCCTGGTGGGAGCGATCGCGCTCGATCCTCTGAAGCCGCTCGTCGAGCAGGCTCTGACGCGATGGACGGGGTTGCCGGGCCGCGATCAAACCGCTCTCCTCCTGCAGGAGACGCTTGCGCGGGGGCGTGACCTGGGTGAGGCGCACACCGCACTGCTGCTCCAGTTGTTCGGCGAGTGCGGTCTGGTCGTCGTCGACCCCCGGATTCCCGAGTTCCGCGCCGCGGCCCGGCCACTGATCGATCGCTACCTGGACCATCACGAGGCGATCGCGGGTGCGGTGCGCTCGGCCGGCGCCGAGCTGGAGAAGGAGATCGGACGGCGGCCGCTCAACGATGCGGCGCTCGATTCCTTCGTGTTCGCCATCGAGGAAGGAAGACGGCGCAAGGTCTCGCCGCAGGAAGCCCGGAGTCTGCCGGCATCGGTTTCGCTGAGCCCGAGCGTGGCGCTGCGGCCGGTGATCCAGGATGGGGTGCTCCCCACGGCTGCGATGGCGTGCGGGCCGGGCGAGCTCGCGTACCTCACCCAGATCCAGGGCGTGTTCGATGGGCTCGGCGTGCTCGCCGCGATTCCGGTTCCGCGCTTCGGCGCCACCTGGCTGCCCCCCGCGGCCATCGATCTGCTCGCCACGACCGGCGCCGATCCCTGGCTGGTCGTGGCCGCCACCGACCAGGTCCTGCGCCAGCACGCGGTGAAGCGGGTTCCCGAGCAGCTCACTCGCTCGCTCCACGAGCTCCGCTCGGACGTGGAGCAACGGCTCGGAGCTTTCGCCAACGAGGCGCGTGCGCTCGATCCGAGCTTCCCGCAGATGGTCGAGTCGGCGCGCTCGAAAGTCGACTATCAGATCGCCCGGCTGCAGGAAGGTTTGATCGGCAAGGCCCGCCACCGTCTCGAGCGCGAGCACCCTGCCTGGCTCCGGCTCCGCTACTACCTGCTGCCCGGCGACAAGCTCCAGGAGCGGCGGCTGGCCTCGCTCGAGCCGATCGCTCGCCGCGGGCCGCGCGTGGCGCTGGAGATCTGCGATCTCGCCGAGCAACATGCCGAATCGCTGGAGCACGGCGAGTGGTGGCACGCACTGCTGGAGCTCGAATGA
- the rsgA gene encoding ribosome small subunit-dependent GTPase A, producing the protein MTATMGAHADVVRVDFGGCLVRLEDGTITRARARGRLMGHRKALGNTVVVGDRARVEPGERAGADQKDVLIAEVAPRRNAFHRRAAGRASAGQVVASNLDQVVHVAACADPPFSPGLADRVLCQAEHDGIPARVVLNKVDLRLAERESASILADYARAGYAGHAVSGKTGQGVAELLAACRGRRSLFVGHSGVGKSTLLNAMVPGLDLQEGLVNPKTGKGRHTTTAAWLLKPESDIELVDTPGVRVFGLWGIGPADLDHAYPEFRPALGRCRFADCAHASEPGCAVREAVARGSIAERRYASFLKLRAELAAEAARETRSDGPGA; encoded by the coding sequence GTGACGGCGACGATGGGCGCTCACGCCGATGTCGTGCGCGTGGACTTCGGCGGCTGCCTCGTCCGCCTCGAAGACGGAACCATCACACGCGCTCGAGCGCGGGGTCGTCTGATGGGACACCGCAAGGCGCTCGGGAACACGGTGGTGGTGGGAGACCGGGCGAGGGTCGAGCCCGGCGAACGAGCCGGCGCCGATCAGAAGGACGTGCTGATCGCCGAGGTCGCGCCGCGGCGCAACGCCTTTCATCGCCGGGCCGCGGGGCGCGCGAGCGCCGGTCAGGTGGTGGCCTCGAACCTGGATCAGGTGGTGCACGTCGCCGCCTGCGCGGACCCTCCGTTCAGTCCCGGCCTCGCGGACCGCGTTCTGTGCCAGGCCGAGCACGACGGCATTCCCGCGCGAGTGGTGCTCAACAAGGTCGATCTGCGCCTTGCGGAGCGCGAGTCGGCATCGATCCTCGCGGATTACGCAAGGGCGGGCTACGCAGGGCACGCGGTGAGCGGAAAAACGGGGCAAGGGGTGGCGGAGCTCCTCGCGGCGTGCCGAGGACGGCGCAGCCTGTTCGTGGGACATTCGGGCGTCGGCAAGAGTACGCTGCTCAATGCCATGGTCCCCGGACTGGACCTGCAGGAAGGACTCGTGAATCCGAAGACCGGCAAGGGACGACACACCACGACCGCGGCGTGGTTGCTCAAGCCCGAGAGCGACATCGAGCTCGTCGACACTCCCGGCGTGCGCGTATTCGGGCTGTGGGGGATCGGTCCGGCGGATCTGGACCACGCGTACCCGGAGTTCCGCCCGGCGCTCGGACGCTGCCGGTTCGCCGATTGCGCTCACGCGTCCGAGCCCGGATGCGCGGTCCGCGAGGCGGTGGCGAGGGGAAGCATCGCCGAGCGTCGTTACGCGTCCTTCCTCAAGCTCAGGGCGGAGCTGGCCGCCGAAGCGGCGCGCGAGACGCGAAGCGACGGACCAGGCGCGTGA
- a CDS encoding threonine synthase produces the protein MKITTPFQSRLRTLECLDCGAATDPISMPSVCPSCGRPLLPRYDLEAIAREVKRDDLARFGVDLWRYRAVLPFAADAPLVRLGEGGTPLRPLQRLGETLGMRTLWLKEEASNPTHSFKARGLALAINGAIAYGRDQIALPSAGNAGAAAAAYAAAAGLRCRVTMPESTPEAFVLETLGLGAEVKLVPGTIADAGRELLSWAPAPEWWNVATFREPFRVEGKKTLGYEIAEQSGWRLPEVIFYPTGGGTGLVGMWRAFLEMAALGWIQDPMPRLISVQARGCAPIVRALEENQPRARPWEDAETLAAGLRVPSPFADSLILKAIRESRGTAVAVAEEALLDGMLELAELEGCVACPEGGATLAALRQLLASGEVHRDERIVIYNTGSGVQYPEAWRAALRRRSGASS, from the coding sequence GTGAAAATCACCACGCCGTTCCAATCGCGGCTGCGGACGCTCGAGTGTCTCGACTGCGGCGCCGCCACCGATCCGATCTCGATGCCGTCGGTGTGTCCGAGCTGCGGGCGGCCGCTGCTGCCCCGTTACGACCTCGAAGCCATCGCCCGCGAGGTGAAACGCGACGATCTCGCACGATTCGGCGTGGATCTCTGGCGTTACCGGGCCGTGCTGCCTTTCGCGGCGGACGCCCCCCTGGTGCGGCTGGGCGAAGGTGGCACGCCGCTCCGTCCGCTCCAACGCCTGGGTGAGACGCTCGGGATGCGCACGCTGTGGCTCAAGGAGGAGGCTTCCAACCCCACGCACTCCTTCAAGGCTCGCGGGCTGGCGCTCGCGATCAACGGCGCGATCGCATACGGCCGGGACCAGATCGCGCTGCCCAGCGCCGGCAATGCCGGTGCGGCGGCCGCGGCCTATGCCGCGGCCGCGGGCCTGCGCTGCCGGGTGACCATGCCGGAGAGCACGCCCGAGGCATTCGTGCTCGAGACGCTCGGACTGGGTGCCGAAGTGAAGCTCGTGCCCGGCACGATCGCGGATGCGGGACGCGAGCTCCTGAGCTGGGCGCCCGCGCCGGAGTGGTGGAACGTCGCCACGTTCCGCGAGCCTTTTCGCGTCGAGGGCAAGAAGACGCTGGGCTATGAGATCGCCGAGCAATCGGGCTGGCGGCTCCCGGAAGTCATCTTCTATCCTACCGGCGGCGGAACGGGGCTGGTGGGCATGTGGCGCGCCTTCCTCGAGATGGCCGCGCTGGGCTGGATCCAGGATCCGATGCCGCGGTTGATCTCGGTGCAGGCGCGAGGGTGCGCGCCGATCGTGCGGGCGCTCGAGGAGAATCAGCCTCGCGCGCGTCCGTGGGAGGATGCGGAGACGCTGGCCGCAGGACTGCGCGTTCCCTCTCCGTTCGCCGACAGCCTGATCCTGAAGGCCATCCGCGAGAGCCGTGGCACGGCGGTCGCGGTGGCCGAGGAGGCGCTACTGGACGGCATGCTGGAGCTGGCGGAGCTGGAAGGCTGCGTGGCATGTCCCGAAGGCGGTGCCACGCTGGCGGCGTTGCGTCAGCTGCTCGCGAGCGGCGAGGTCCATCGCGACGAGCGCATCGTCATCTACAACACGGGAAGCGGGGTCCAATATCCCGAAGCCTGGCGAGCGGCGCTTCGGCGGCGCTCGGGAGCCTCCTCGTGA
- the bshA gene encoding N-acetyl-alpha-D-glucosaminyl L-malate synthase BshA: MSRPRSKAGDGARPSAPRAKRARRARRVGITCYSHFGGSGVVATELGLALARRGYQVHFIAHSLPFRLRTFESNIYFHEALPASYPVFDQAPYNLALTTKMVEVAENYDLDLLHVHYAMPFAASAYLARELIKPRSLGVVTTLHGTDITVVGVEPAFFRVTQFTIQSSDRVTAVSRFLKERTEESFGITRPIEVIYNFVDASIFTPRRRTAMRLAPPHTSVIMHASNFRPVKNISAVIKIFSEVRKQLPAKLVMVGDGPEKAGAEQLARELEIQRDVLFLGNQDCMEELLPLADVFLLPSSSESFGLVALEAMSAEVPVVASNLGGLPEVVEHGVTGFLHDPRSIDGFVSSVLRLLKSERLRRTMGRRGRQVARQKFDVNDMVDRYIKVYESLR; this comes from the coding sequence ATGAGCCGGCCTCGCTCGAAAGCGGGCGATGGCGCGCGTCCCTCGGCGCCGCGGGCGAAGCGTGCGCGCCGCGCGCGGCGCGTCGGCATCACCTGCTATTCGCACTTCGGCGGCAGCGGGGTGGTGGCCACCGAGCTCGGGCTCGCGCTGGCGCGACGCGGCTACCAGGTCCATTTCATCGCACACAGTCTGCCGTTCCGTCTGCGCACGTTCGAGTCCAACATCTACTTCCACGAGGCGCTGCCTGCGTCGTATCCGGTGTTCGATCAGGCGCCGTACAACCTGGCGCTCACCACCAAGATGGTGGAGGTGGCGGAGAACTACGATCTGGACCTGCTGCACGTGCACTACGCGATGCCCTTCGCCGCCAGCGCGTATCTGGCCCGGGAGCTGATCAAGCCGCGCTCGCTCGGCGTGGTGACCACGCTGCATGGAACCGACATCACCGTGGTGGGAGTGGAGCCGGCCTTCTTCCGGGTCACCCAGTTCACCATCCAGTCGAGCGACCGCGTGACGGCGGTCAGCCGCTTTCTCAAGGAGCGCACCGAGGAGAGCTTCGGGATCACCCGGCCGATCGAGGTGATCTACAACTTCGTGGACGCCTCGATCTTCACCCCTCGCCGCCGCACCGCCATGCGGCTCGCCCCGCCCCACACCAGCGTCATCATGCACGCCTCTAACTTCCGTCCAGTCAAGAACATCAGCGCGGTGATCAAGATCTTTTCTGAAGTGCGCAAGCAGCTGCCGGCCAAGCTGGTCATGGTCGGGGACGGGCCGGAGAAAGCGGGCGCCGAGCAGCTCGCGCGCGAGCTGGAGATCCAGAGGGACGTCCTGTTCCTCGGCAACCAGGACTGTATGGAGGAATTGCTGCCACTTGCCGATGTTTTCCTATTGCCGAGCTCTTCCGAAAGCTTCGGTCTCGTGGCCCTGGAGGCGATGAGCGCCGAGGTCCCGGTCGTGGCCTCGAATCTGGGCGGGCTGCCGGAAGTGGTGGAGCATGGCGTGACGGGTTTTCTGCACGATCCGCGTTCGATCGACGGCTTCGTGTCGTCCGTGCTGCGTCTCCTGAAGAGCGAGCGGCTGCGCCGCACGATGGGACGGCGGGGACGTCAGGTGGCGCGCCAGAAGTTCGATGTGAACGACATGGTGGACCGCTACATCAAGGTATACGAGTCGCTGCGATGA